Proteins encoded by one window of Vitis vinifera cultivar Pinot Noir 40024 chromosome 10, ASM3070453v1:
- the LOC100241831 gene encoding probable F-box protein At4g22030 has protein sequence MASLQSSGVIGSLPHSLSCCRRGMIRATINMPKLRTGGLSLKLPARDLVQEVLDMGVGLTAATTSHVEKKYESRPNTTLPRVSNVSDPMVIAKLHAMMEAVADRVEMHKNIGEQRDNWNHLLLTSINAITLTAATMAGIAATSVGGPLVALKLSSTLMYLAATGMLVVMNKIQPSQLVEEQRNAARLFKQLHGQIQRTLSCGTPTSNDVEEAMEEVLALDKAFPLPLLGAMLDKFPETVEPAVWWPEHRQRQERHSGRTDGNGWSVELEEEMREVVGVLKRKDTEDYLRLGKIALKVNKILAISGPLLTGLAACGTAFVGSSHGPWAATLGVVAGAMASVVNTMEHGGQVGMVFEMYRGNAGFFRMMEESIESNLNERDVGRRENGELFEMKVALQLGRSLSGLKDLAASSYSSSQKGEAIEEFASKLF, from the coding sequence ATGGCAAGTCTTCAATCTTCAGGCGTTATTGGTTCATTGCCTCATTCCTTATCTTGTTGCCGGAGAGGAATGATAAGAGCTACTATCAATATGCCTAAGCTCCGGACTGGCGGCCTATCTCTGAAGCTCCCCGCTAGAGATCTGGTACAGGAAGTACTGGACATGGGAGTTGGTCTCACAGCTGCAACCACCAGCCATGTAGAGAAGAAATACGAGTCCAGACCTAATACTACTTTGCCTCGTGTGAGCAATGTTTCTGATCCTATGGTGATTGCTAAGCTCCATGCAATGATGGAGGCTGTTGCAGATAGAGTGGAGATGCACAAGAATATCGGGGAGCAGCGTGATAATTGGAACCATCTTCTTTTGACATCCATTAATGCAATCACACTCACTGCTGCAACTATGGCTGGAATTGCTGCTACAAGTGTAGGAGGACCCCTTGTGGCCCTCAAGCTCTCTTCAACTCTCATGTATTTGGCAGCCACTGGGATGTTGGTGGTGATGAATAAGATCCAGCCATCTCAACTGGTCGAAGAACAGCGCAATGCCGCGAGGCTGTTTAAGCAGCTTCATGGCCAGATTCAAAGAACACTCTCTTGTGGCACTCCTACTAGTAACGATGTTGAGGAAGCCATGGAGGAGGTTTTGGCACTGGACAAGGCATTCCCGCTTCCTTTACTAGGAGCGATGCTTGATAAATTCCCCGAAACTGTGGAACCTGCTGTATGGTGGCCCGAGCACAGGCAAAGACAGGAAAGGCATAGTGGGAGAACAGATGGAAATGGTTGGAGTGTGGAGTTGGAGGAAGAAATGAGAGAAGTTGTTGGGGTTTTGAAGAGGAAGGACACTGAAGACTATTTGAGGCTGGGCAAAATAGCCTTGAAAGTTAACAAGATACTCGCCATTTCTGGCCCCTTATTGACAGGCTTAGCGGCTTGTGGAACTGCGTTCGTGGGATCTTCTCACGGTCCCTGGGCCGCGACACTAGGAGTCGTAGCTGGAGCCATGGCAAGCGTGGTGAACACAATGGAGCATGGCGGGCAAGTGGGCATGGTGTTTGAGATGTATAGAGGCAACGCAGGCTTCTTCCGGATGATGGAAGAGAGCATAGAGTCAAATCTGAATGAAAGAGATGTGGGGAGAAGAGAGAATGGGGAATTGTTTGAAATGAAGGTGGCTCTACAGCTAGGAAGAAGCTTGTCCGGGCTCAAGGATCTGGCAGCATCCTCTTATTCTTCTTCCCAAAAAGGAGAGGCCATTGAAGAGTTCGCAAGCAAGCTCTTCTAA
- the LOC100264114 gene encoding probable F-box protein At4g22030, with translation MVSLQFSSAVITSVAYSSSRCRRGMVRATINMPKLQPGRLSLNLPARNLVLQEVLDMGVGLTAATTSNLEKKYELSTNGTFPSVSNVSDPLVIAKLHAIMEAVADRVEMHKNIGEQRDNWNHLLLTSINAITLTAATMAGIAATSVGGPLVALKLSSTLMYLAATGMLVVMNKIQPSQLVEEQRNAARLFKQLHGQIQRTLSCGTPTSTDVEEVMEKVLSLDKAFPLPLLGAMLDKFPKTVEPAVWWPEHRQRQDRQSGRTDGNGWSVELEEEMREVVGVLKRKDTEDYLRLGKIALKVNRMLAISGPLLTGLAACGTAFVGSSHGPWAATLGVVAGAMASVVNTMEHGVQVGMVFEMYRSNAGFFRMMEETIESNLNERDVGRRENGELFETKVALQLGRSLSGLKGLAASSYSSSKKGEAIEEFASKLF, from the coding sequence ATGGTGAGTCTTCAATTTTCATCGGCTGTTATTACGTCAGTGGCTTATTCCTCGTCTCGTTGCCGGAGAGGAATGGTAAGAGCTACTATCAATATGCCTAAACTCCAGCCCGGCCGCCTATCTTTGAACCTCCCCGCTAGAAATTTGGTACTACAGGAAGTACTGGACATGGGGGTTGGTCTCACAGCTGCAACCACCAGCAATTTGGAGAAGAAATACGAGCTGAGTACTAATGGTACTTTCCCTTCTGTGAGCAATGTTTCTGATCCTTTGGTGATTGCTAAACTCCATGCAATCATGGAGGCTGTTGCAGATAGAGTGGAGATGCACAAGAATATCGGTGAGCAGCGTGATAATTGGAACCATCTTCTTTTGACATCCATTAATGCAATCACACTCACTGCTGCAACCATGGCTGGAATTGCTGCTACAAGTGTAGGAGGACCCCTTGTAGCTCTCAAGCTCTCTTCCACTCTGATGTATTTGGCAGCCACTGGGATGCTGGTGGTGATGAATAAGATCCAGCCATCTCAACTCGTCGAAGAACAGCGCAATGCCGCGAGGTTGTTTAAGCAGCTTCATGGCCAGATTCAAAGAACACTCTCTTGTGGCACTCCTACTAGTACCGATGTTGAGGAAGTTATGGAGAAAGTTTTGTCACTGGACAAGGCCTTCCCGCTTCCTTTACTAGGAGCGATGCTCGATAAATTCCCCAAAACTGTGGAGCCTGCTGTATGGTGGCCGGAGCACAGGCAAAGGCAGGACAGGCAGAGTGGGAGAACAGATGGAAATGGTTGGAGTGTGGAGTTGGAGGAAGAAATGAGAGAAGTAGTTGGGGTTTTGAAGAGAAAGGACACTGAAGACTATTTGAGGCTGGGCAAAATAGCCTTGAAAGTTAACAGGATGCTCGCCATTTCTGGTCCCTTATTGACAGGCTTAGCGGCTTGTGGAACTGCGTTCGTGGGATCTTCTCACGGTCCCTGGGCCGCGACACTAGGAGTCGTAGCTGGAGCCATGGCAAGCGTGGTGAACACAATGGAGCATGGCGTGCAAGTGGGCATGGTGTTTGAGATGTATAGAAGCAACGCAGGCTTCTTCCGGATGATGGAAGAGACCATAGAGTCAAATCTGAATGAAAGAGATGTGGGGAGAAGAGAGAATGGGGAATTGTTTGAAACGAAGGTGGCTCTACAGCTAGGAAGAAGCTTGTCCGGGCTCAAGGGTCTGGCAGCAtcctcttattcttcttctaAAAAAGGAGAGGCCATTGAAGAGTTTGCAAGCAAGCTCTTCTAA